In Reinekea thalattae, a genomic segment contains:
- a CDS encoding TetR/AcrR family transcriptional regulator, which translates to MSEQPVTLGRPKDEKTSVDILAATLQLVRLHGYEAVSITAIAKQAGVAKQTIYNRWSTKADLVLEAVFKETGRIAAAVPDDEQTSCQQQLSLFLCNVFEHLSYDARVLAALIAAAQKDEAFREAFKKGFVKPREAMLIDILNRAQQRGELSKHRDVSILSAFVHGAFWYALLQGDALNSELAQSLAAEIFWQG; encoded by the coding sequence ATGTCAGAGCAGCCAGTGACGCTAGGGCGCCCTAAGGATGAAAAAACCAGTGTGGATATTTTAGCCGCAACATTGCAGTTGGTGCGGCTACATGGCTATGAAGCGGTATCGATCACCGCCATTGCCAAGCAGGCTGGTGTTGCCAAGCAAACCATCTATAACCGTTGGTCGACCAAGGCCGATTTAGTGCTTGAGGCGGTATTTAAAGAAACCGGGCGAATTGCTGCGGCTGTGCCAGATGATGAACAAACCTCTTGTCAGCAGCAGCTGTCTCTATTTTTGTGCAATGTCTTTGAGCACTTATCTTACGATGCAAGAGTGTTGGCTGCTTTGATCGCCGCAGCGCAAAAGGATGAAGCCTTCCGAGAAGCTTTTAAAAAAGGCTTTGTAAAACCACGAGAAGCGATGCTGATCGATATTTTAAACCGAGCGCAGCAACGTGGTGAGCTTTCAAAGCATCGTGATGTCAGTATTCTTTCTGCTTTTGTGCACGGCGCTTTTTGGTACGCCTTATTGCAGGGGGACGCTTTGAACTCCGAGTTGGCGCAAAGCCTCGCGGCTGAAATTTTTTGGCAAGGTTAG
- a CDS encoding multidrug effflux MFS transporter — protein sequence MTRHQLSSSRTTAMILVLGLLTIFPPLATDMYLSAIGHVASSLNSSRAAAELSLSLFFLGLCIGQLIMGPLIDAYGRKRPLMLGIAIFCLSSLALIQVENIWLFNALRLIQAIGACTGMVVSRAIVNDLYEGQEAAKVMTLLVMLLTVGPIISPTLGSLLLEAFGWRSIFICMLSVGVVAFILGYFILPETLAKDLRVQRPFVNGAQAAKRLLNQASFLKPTLIAGLIQGGMFSFITGSSGVFQTKFGLSALQYGFTFAGIALALFVFGRINTLLLNKFLPLAILKRALVGQLVIASLLLAASFIDSLVLLVIPLWFAIGFVALISANAMALAMSAAKSSSGIGSALLGAIQFSIAFIVSTSVAVAGSGSATPMALGFVIPCIIALGLAKTVRPSPPVAA from the coding sequence ATGACTCGCCACCAACTCTCATCGTCTCGCACTACCGCAATGATCCTAGTGCTTGGCTTACTCACTATTTTTCCGCCTCTGGCAACCGATATGTATTTATCGGCCATCGGTCATGTTGCCTCATCGCTCAACAGCAGCCGTGCAGCGGCTGAGCTATCGTTGTCGCTATTCTTTTTAGGGCTCTGTATTGGTCAGTTAATCATGGGACCATTAATCGATGCCTACGGTCGAAAGCGCCCTCTGATGTTAGGCATCGCTATTTTCTGCCTTAGTTCGCTCGCCTTGATTCAGGTCGAAAATATTTGGTTGTTTAACGCTCTGCGTCTTATTCAGGCCATTGGCGCCTGTACCGGCATGGTTGTCAGCCGAGCGATTGTCAACGACCTGTACGAAGGCCAAGAGGCTGCCAAGGTGATGACATTATTAGTCATGTTATTAACCGTAGGTCCAATTATTTCGCCGACTCTCGGTAGCCTACTGTTAGAAGCCTTTGGCTGGCGCTCAATTTTTATCTGCATGCTCAGCGTTGGCGTGGTTGCCTTTATTTTGGGTTACTTTATTTTGCCGGAAACTCTGGCGAAAGATCTGCGTGTACAACGCCCTTTTGTCAACGGTGCACAAGCAGCAAAACGCTTGCTCAACCAGGCTAGCTTTTTAAAACCAACACTGATCGCAGGGCTTATCCAAGGCGGTATGTTTTCCTTCATTACCGGCTCTTCTGGTGTGTTCCAAACCAAGTTTGGTTTATCGGCTCTGCAATACGGTTTCACCTTTGCAGGTATTGCGTTGGCGCTCTTTGTATTTGGGCGTATCAATACACTACTGCTAAATAAATTTTTACCATTAGCTATTTTAAAGCGCGCGTTAGTCGGCCAACTGGTTATCGCCAGCCTTCTGCTTGCCGCCTCATTCATTGATTCATTAGTGTTGTTGGTTATTCCATTGTGGTTTGCCATTGGCTTTGTTGCCTTAATTAGTGCTAACGCTATGGCACTGGCAATGTCGGCAGCCAAAAGCAGCTCTGGTATTGGTTCGGCGTTACTCGGAGCGATTCAGTTTTCTATCGCCTTTATCGTTTCAACTTCTGTTGCCGTGGCCGGAAGTGGTAGTGCAACACCCATGGCGTTGGGCTTTGTTATTCCTTGCATCATCGCACTGGGGTTGGCAAAAACAGTTCGCCCTAGCCCGCCAGTGGCAGCCTAA
- a CDS encoding DUF4962 domain-containing protein, which yields MSNDKSFDAIKKIKLENDKSAGNLLDVMPVKVQQTEVDLSFLDNLSTAHPRLLVQNKDLEDFRAAVKKDPSHCKFDAFMSNSTNKFLDTEPYDEPEAYPEETVGKASLWRPYWRKMYVQCQMAFNATRNLSIAGILLDDAEIIAKAKAWTLKLASYDPEGVTSRAYNDEAAFRVIAAMAWGYDWLYEHLNDAERKTIKDALVVRLEEIMHHLEVTVDLLANPLNSHGVRSISSAVVPTCIALYNEYPKARQYMEYSIEYYAVHYPPWGGTDGAWAEGPDYWNTQMAFLGEAFDLIKSYTSINMFNKEFYKNTGDFPLYCMPVHSKRASFCDQSSIGDFPGLKLAYNIKHYAGVNNKPEYIWYYNQLKNRDTEAHTKFYNYGWWDFGYDDLRFDYLWNDMAEVAPSDEPLLKVFPITGWAAFHSNMTKRDEHVHMVYKCSPFGSISHSHGDQNAFTLHAFGDTLASITGYYGGFGVDMHLKWRRQTFAKNLPLFDGKGQYAENTSSKFEGHQDRYCVEAGGKITDYETDADVKFVEGDATTSYQFFNPELESYKRKIWFAKGKVFVIRDTASMKTEQDLTWNMHTTFATKTADAGFEIVGEKATLDVQFINDCTNNLSSIENVEGFGEVDPAEYEGLEIHRHVEAKFKPAKEHNVLTLLVPSKIDGAKTEVSHTLAGNTLTLVIDGETVNIEL from the coding sequence ATGTCTAATGACAAGTCTTTTGACGCGATAAAAAAGATCAAGCTCGAAAACGATAAGTCTGCCGGTAACCTTTTGGATGTTATGCCAGTTAAGGTACAACAAACCGAAGTCGACCTGTCTTTCCTAGATAACCTAAGCACTGCGCACCCTCGCCTTTTGGTACAGAACAAAGACCTTGAGGATTTCCGCGCGGCGGTTAAAAAAGACCCATCGCACTGTAAGTTCGATGCGTTTATGAGCAATTCGACCAATAAGTTTTTAGATACTGAGCCTTACGACGAGCCAGAAGCTTACCCAGAAGAAACGGTTGGCAAGGCTTCGTTGTGGCGTCCTTACTGGCGTAAAATGTACGTTCAGTGCCAAATGGCGTTTAACGCGACTCGCAACCTGTCTATTGCTGGTATTTTGCTAGACGATGCTGAAATTATTGCTAAGGCTAAAGCTTGGACATTAAAGCTTGCCTCTTACGACCCTGAAGGTGTGACCTCTCGTGCCTATAACGATGAGGCGGCGTTCCGTGTAATTGCTGCTATGGCTTGGGGTTACGACTGGCTATACGAGCACCTAAACGATGCTGAGCGCAAAACAATCAAAGACGCATTGGTTGTTCGTTTAGAAGAGATCATGCACCACCTAGAAGTCACCGTTGACTTACTGGCTAACCCGCTTAACAGCCATGGCGTACGCTCTATTTCTTCGGCGGTTGTGCCTACCTGTATTGCACTTTACAACGAGTACCCGAAAGCTCGTCAATACATGGAATACTCTATTGAATACTACGCGGTGCATTACCCACCTTGGGGCGGTACCGATGGCGCTTGGGCGGAAGGTCCAGATTACTGGAACACCCAAATGGCGTTTTTAGGTGAAGCCTTCGACCTGATCAAAAGCTACACCAGCATTAACATGTTTAATAAAGAGTTTTACAAAAACACTGGCGACTTCCCGCTTTACTGCATGCCGGTTCACTCTAAACGTGCGAGCTTCTGTGACCAATCTTCTATTGGTGACTTCCCTGGTTTAAAACTGGCGTACAACATTAAGCATTACGCCGGTGTTAATAATAAGCCAGAATACATTTGGTACTACAACCAATTGAAAAACCGCGATACCGAAGCACACACCAAGTTCTACAACTACGGTTGGTGGGATTTTGGTTACGACGATTTGCGTTTTGATTATCTATGGAACGACATGGCCGAAGTTGCACCTTCAGACGAGCCATTATTGAAAGTGTTCCCAATTACCGGTTGGGCGGCGTTCCACAGCAACATGACTAAACGTGATGAGCACGTGCACATGGTTTACAAGTGCAGCCCATTTGGTTCTATCAGCCACTCGCATGGTGACCAAAACGCCTTTACGCTACACGCGTTCGGCGATACATTGGCTTCTATTACTGGCTATTACGGCGGCTTTGGTGTTGATATGCACCTAAAATGGCGTCGTCAAACCTTTGCTAAAAACCTGCCGTTATTTGATGGCAAAGGTCAGTACGCTGAGAATACTTCGTCTAAATTTGAAGGCCACCAAGACCGTTACTGTGTTGAAGCTGGCGGTAAAATTACCGACTACGAAACCGATGCCGATGTGAAATTTGTTGAAGGTGATGCCACCACTTCGTATCAGTTCTTCAACCCAGAGCTAGAAAGCTACAAGCGTAAAATCTGGTTTGCTAAGGGCAAGGTGTTTGTAATTCGCGATACGGCAAGCATGAAAACCGAGCAAGATTTAACTTGGAACATGCACACCACCTTTGCGACGAAAACAGCGGATGCTGGCTTCGAAATTGTCGGCGAAAAAGCAACCTTAGACGTTCAGTTCATTAACGACTGCACCAACAACCTAAGCTCAATTGAAAACGTTGAAGGCTTTGGCGAAGTGGATCCTGCAGAATATGAAGGTTTAGAAATTCACCGTCATGTTGAAGCGAAGTTCAAGCCCGCTAAAGAGCACAATGTACTGACGCTATTAGTACCAAGCAAAATTGATGGTGCTAAAACGGAAGTGAGCCACACCTTAGCAGGCAACACTTTAACGCTTGTCATCGATGGCGAAACTGTCAACATCGAACTTTAA